The Anoplopoma fimbria isolate UVic2021 breed Golden Eagle Sablefish chromosome 20, Afim_UVic_2022, whole genome shotgun sequence genome includes a window with the following:
- the LOC129109616 gene encoding CUB domain-containing protein 1-like: MFSPGVTVQLLILTFIAFTVSGVQKLTVTPDRGTSLNISNSQAKGCKVCTGAGRSRTCNQSLVIRQSTSVTLEFECSRPQDVFSVEIVRNIECTTKLCNGHIIQADSNSLPLLDFNRKFIWNLKASAPEAFKIDFNNLGMRQINPSERCPDGHSYTLQAFQTTGNVAVGKYCRTGPVVSAQILNQGSFSLDVPAGQKLQKGQFDVSVGEEIKSLAKITLMVPNVTWSSELLSPNYPDSFPDDDLMQWDFRVPDKHKTAIQFLNLTQPRCLKKETAAEYHNTGRVVIVRKVAMVRSLTEPQPDHIQGNFTLTLRNCEMDRRRVGSPGLSLNIKVSSSASCKVDMSQMEGLSLHIEKLRPASDCLMKINSVPKDKITATSRSELTFQDCTPEDVQVTATRVIECSQLKDCPKRPFRLSVPAPPSCLPTPLSSVTWTLRPPQHGTVELSSPTEYLKQSLPGQKCNGSVVIEVAEDDGATIGHFCHQGAIQKVQIQSNVSVTVSGVEGKALGTPVNHVLHAIFTEEISENYIFTVAPKKDTPVLLATPSWPAGMKPSSTVSWIVAVPPKMDARLMFANLSQPKCKKRHTNIKVQRVGCSEEEYSRREDEEAEREFTVSANFYLNMSNCIPERGDFRVITKITLQKSKNLLLTIILSVVAALLVIFVIMLVVVCVVIRKKKKKLNHQVSIYNPNGTSFLPGHSGFPKTREDNESHVYASIEETLVYTDLLRKGAEMGVYGEFDTYRPFKGHTESQKPLVCRDTDSEDIPVGTYQQFQAPPLPVRPPSHAQSLVENVIYQSDGEEGHSSNLGQRLEPEGGN, translated from the exons ATGTTCTCACCAGGAGTCACGGTTCAGCTTTTAATTCTTACATTCATCGCCTTCACTGTATCAG GTGTCCAGAAGCTGACTGTTACACCTGACAGAGGAACCAGCCTCAACATCAGCAACAGTCAGGCCAAAGGTTGCAAAGTGTGCACCGGGGCAGGACGCTCACGAACATGTAATCAGTCCCTTGTGATAAGACAGAGCACTTCTGTCACACTGGAGTTTGAATGCTCCAGACCTCAAGATGTATTCAGCGTGGAAATTGTGCGAAATATAG AATGTACCACAAAGTTGTGCAATGGCCACATCATCCAGGCTGACTCCAACTCACTTCCTCTGCTGGATTTTAACCGCAAGTTCATATGGAACCTGAAGGCATCTGCGCCGGAAGCTTTTAAAATAGATTTCAACAACTTGGGTATGAGGCAGATCAATCCATCGGAGAGATGTCCAGACGGACACAGCTACACGCTGCAGGCCTTCCAGACTACAGGGAACGTGGCCGTAGGGAAATACTGCAGAACGGGGCCGGTCGTTAGTGCTCAGATACTGAATCAAGGGAGCTTTTCTCTGGACGTCCCAGCAGGGCAGAAACTGCAAAAGGGCCAGTTTGATGTGTCTGTCGGGGAGGAAATCAAAT CCCTTGCCAAAATTACACTGATGGTACCAAATGTGACCTGGTCCTCAGAGTTGCTCTCTCCGAATTACCCTGACAGTTTTCCTGACGACGACTTGATGCAGTGGGACTTTCGGGTCCCGGACAAACACAAGACAGCCATTCAGTTCTTGAATCTCACACAGCCACGCTGTCTGAAGAAGGAGACGGCGGCGGAGTACCACAACACAGGGAGAGTGGTGATAGTGCGGAAAGTGGCGATGGTGCGGAGTCTGACGGAGCCACAGCCGGACCACATTCAGGGAAACTTCACCCTGACGCTGAGGAACTGCGAGATGGACAGAAGAAGAGTTGGTTCTCCTGGACTGTCGCTAAACATCAAGGTGTCTTCTTCAG CGTCGTGTAAAGTCGATATGAGCCAAATGGAGGGCCTTTCTCTTCACATCGAGAAGCTGAGACCGGCCTCTGACTGCCTGatgaaaataaactctgtgccAAAGGATAAGATCACAGCCACGTCAAGGAGTGAGCTGACTTTCCAGGACTGCACTCCTGAAGACGTACAAGTCACCGCAACCAGAGTCATAG AGTGTAGTCAACTCAAAGACTGTCCGAAGAGGCCGTTCCGTCTGTCAGTGCCGGCGCCGCCGTCCTGCCTCCCCACTCCTCTGAGCAGTGTGACCTGGACTCTCCGTCCTCCTCAGCACGGCACAGTGGAGCTGAGCTCTCCCACTGAGTACCTCAAGCAGTCCCTTCCTGGGCAGAAGTGCAACGGCAGCGTCGTTATCGAAGTGGCCGAAGACGACGGCGCTACCATCGGACACTTCTGCCATCAGGGAGCCATTCAGAAGGTCCAAATCCAGAGCAACGTGTCCGTCACCGTTTCCGGCGTGGAGGGTAAAGCCCTCGGGACGCCTGTCAACCATGTGCTGCATGCCATTTTTACAGAGGAGATATCAG aaaactacATATTCACTGTAGCTCCAAAGAAAGACACTCCTGTCCTTTTGGCCACTCCCAGTTGGCCAGCTGGAATGAAGCCTTCCTCCACCGTCTCCTGGATCGTCGCTGTGCCCCCGAAGATGGACGCTCGCCTGATGTTTGCCAACCTCAGCCAGCCCAAGTGCAAGAAACGTCACACTAACATCAAGGTGCAGAGGGTCGGCTGCTCGGAGGAGGAGTACAGCCGCAGGGAGGACGAGGAGGCCGAGAGGGAGTTCACCGTCTCTGCGAACTTCTACCTCAACATGTCCAACTGTATACCTGAAAGAGGAGACTTCAGAGTCATCACCAAGATCACCCTGCAGAAGAGCAAGA ACCTTCTGCTGACCATCATCCTGAGTGTGGTGGCTGCTCTGCTGGTCATTTTTGTCATCATGCTGGTAGTTGTCTGTGTGGTGATTAG aaagaagaagaagaagctgaatCATCAAGTGTCCATCTACAATCCAAACGGCACCAGCTTCCTGCCAGGACACAGCGGCTTCCCAAAAACACGCGAGGATAACGAGTCCCATGTGTACGCCTCCATTGAGGAAACGCTGGTGTACACGGACCTGCTGAGGAAGGGGGCAGAAATGGGCGTCTACGGAGAGTTTGACACATACCGGCCCTTCAAGGGGCACACAGAGTCTCAAAAGCCACTGGTCTGTAGAGACACCGATTCAGAAGACATACCGGTCGGGACTTACCAGCAGTTTCAGGCTCCTCCGCTTCCCGTGAGGCCCCCGAGCCACGCCCAATCCCTGGTGGAAAATGTGATTTACCAGAGTGACGGAGAAGAGGGCCACTCTTCGAATCTGGGGCAGCGGCTGGAGCCAGAGGGAGGGAACTGA
- the fez2a gene encoding fasciculation and elongation protein zeta-2, translated as MAAPTAHFDDDWPVLGALSMVSDRILSDDGDTHQLRDFCFSSPEGNGALRCTEDLVDDFDEKLSVCFRKCNAKTGSIAPVVTEDSLLEEDEIWKVLTSNYGRVMPVDWKQSRTCSLHVATFDLEEKPRKTDVTVELSDDEELREQLDMHSIIVSCLAEEPLFTAEQVIEEIEEMMQDSPDIEEGPNPSQSDLSMLSLDVQRSTRRPSYESSVKTLSVSQLNERLGETETNIRMFSEELVQQLALRDELDFEKEVKNSFISALIDVQNRQKEHRELLKKKKKLKGGAGTSQGHAEKTLGSLFSMGISSVIQNSFRQTFGSGCSDKQYLTTVIPYEKKGHPPSLEDLQILTKILQAMRDDSDKVPSLLTDYILKVLCPT; from the exons ATGGCTGCACCCACCGCACATTTCGACGACGACTGGCCGGTTTTAGGTGCATTGAGCATGGTTTCAGACCGGATCCTCTCGGATGATGGTGATACCCACCAGCTCCGAGACTTCTGCTTCTCCTCCCCGGAGGGAAACGGAGCTCTCCGGTGCACCGAGGACCTGGTGGACGATTTTGACGAGAAGTTATCTGTGTGCTTCCGAAAATGTAACGCCAAAACGGGCAGCATCGCTCCGGTGGTGACGGAGGACtcgctgctggaggaggacga AATCTGGAAGGTTTTGACCAGTAACTATGGGCGTGTGATGCCGGTGGATTGGAAACAGTCTCGAACATGTTCCCTCCACGTCGCCACATTCGACCTGGAGGAGAAACCC AGAAAGACTGATGTCACGGTGGAGCTCTCTGACGATGAGGAGCTGAGGGAGCAGCTGGACATGCACTCCATCATCGTCTCCTGTCTCGCAGAGGAGCCCCTCTTCACAGCAGAGCAG GTTATCGAGGAGATAGAGGAGATGATGCAGGACTCTCCTGACATAGAGGAAGGGCCCAATCCCTCTCAGTCAGACCTCTCCATGCTCTCGCTGGACGTCCAGCGTTCCACCAGGAGACCCAGCTACGAGTCCA GTGTGAAGACCCTTAGTGTTTCGCAGCTGAATGAACGCCTGGGGGAGACTGAGACAAACATCAGGATGTTCTCAGAGGAGCTGGTGCAGCAGCTGGCTCTCAGGGACGAGCTGGACTTTGAGAAAGAGGTGAAGAACAGCTTCATCTCGGCTCTCATCGACGTAcaaaacagacagaaggagCACCGGGAgctgctgaagaagaagaagaagcttaAAGGCGGAGCTGGGACGTCGCAGGGCCACGCGGAGAAGACGCTCGGATCA ctcttcAGCATGGGGATCTCCTCTGTCATTCAGAACAGCTTCCGGCAAACTTTTGGAAGCGGCTGCAGTGACAAACAG TATTTGACCACAGTCATCCCTTATGAAAAAAAGGGACATCCTCCATCGCTTGAGGACCTCCAGATCCTGACTAAGA TTCTACAAGCTATGAGAGACGACAGTGACAAGGTGCCCAGTCTCTTAACAGACTATATTCTCAAAG TGCTTTGTCCAACGTAG
- the clec3ba gene encoding tetranectin, with protein sequence MDAPGLRLMFCLLLLTHCTLQQTPSKKRDGKKDSANSAAIEELKKQIADIVQELNLLKEQQALQTVCLRGTKILGKCFLADPVKKTFHAASEDCFAKGGSLSTPLTGDENDQLYSYVRQSIGPEEQIWLGINDMVTDGQWLDQSGSSVRFKNWETEITLQPDGGRSQNCGILSTTANGKWFDESCRAEKASVCEFNIV encoded by the exons ATGGATGCTCCAGGGCTTCGGTTGATGTTCTGCCTTCTCCTGCTGACACACTGCACGTTGCAGCAGACCCCATCAAAGAAACGGGATGGAAAGAAAG ACTCTGCAAACAGTGCTGCAATTGAGGAGCTGAAGAAACAGATTGCTGACATTGTTCAAGAGCTGAATCTGCTGAAAGAGCAGCAAGCTTTACAGACAG TCTGTCTGCGAGGCACCAAGATCCTCGGCAAGTGTTTCCTGGCTGACCCGGTGAAGAAGACCTTCCACGCAGCCAGCGAAGACTGCTTCGCCAAGGGAGGCAGTCTGAGCACTCCTCTGACAGGAGACGAGAACGACCAGCTCTACAGCTACGTACGTCAGAGCATCGGCCCGGAGGAGCAGATTTGGTTGGGCATCAATGACATGGTGACCGACGGCCAGTGGCTGGACCAATCAGGCTCCAGCGTGCGCTTCAAGAACTGGGAGACGGAGATCACCCTGCAGCCAGACGGAGGCCGCAGCCAGAACTGTGGCATCCTCTCCACCACAGCCAACGGAAAGTGGTTCGATGAGAGTTGCCGAGCTGAAAAGGCTTCCGTGTGCGAGTTCAACATCGTCTGA
- the LOC129109618 gene encoding transmembrane protein 158, with protein sequence MLNDSPTLLLALTAVAGLLQRCQGWSDEEDLLLPPINSSNRFLANLEVDVRFSKRSVEESEALQSLSQCNVSVQRLLPTSLVARWDSSFGFQCDVLIYTTNNHGRAFFSASLNRAISPVVIEHLGVTGGQQELRLCVGCGMSRYRRFSQGRSRGQQTGDQVTFCCVDFSLDELKGDKSWRLNRKPIESTLVACFMTLVIIVWSVAALIWPVPIIAGFLPNGMEQRRPR encoded by the coding sequence ATGCTGAACGACTCTCCGACGCTCCTGCTGGCTCTCACCGCGGTGGCCGGACTTCTCCAGCGATGCCAGGGCTGGAGCGACGAGGAGGACCTCCTGCTGCCACCCATCAACTCCTCCAACAGGTTCCTGGCCAACCTGGAGGTGGACGTGCGTTTCTCCAAGAGATCCGTGGAGGAGAGCGAAGCCCTGCAGAGCCTGTCCCAGTGCAACGTGAGCGTCCAGAGGCTGCTGCCCACCTCGCTGGTGGCTCGATGGGACAGCAGCTTCGGCTTCCAGTGTGATGTGCTCATCTACACCACCAACAACCATGGAAGGgcttttttctctgcctctttaaACAGGGCGATCTCCCCTGTGGTCATCGAGCACCTGGGGGTCACTGGAGGTCAACAGGAGCTGAGGCTGTGTGTGGGTTGTGGGATGTCAAGGTACCGGAGGTTCAGTCAGGGCAGGTCAAGGGGTCAGCAGACCGGGGATCAGGTCACTTTCTGCTGCGTGGATTTCAGCCTCGATGAGCTGAAGGGGGACAAAAGTTGGAGGCTGAACAGAAAGCCCATCGAGTCGACACTTGTGGCTTGTTTCATGACTTTGGTCATTATTGTGTGGAGCGTTGCTGCTCTCATATGGCCAGTCCCCATCATTGCAGGGTTTCTGCCCAATGGGATGGAGCAGAGGAGACCGAGATAA